One genomic region from Salvia hispanica cultivar TCC Black 2014 chromosome 2, UniMelb_Shisp_WGS_1.0, whole genome shotgun sequence encodes:
- the LOC125206170 gene encoding uncharacterized protein LOC125206170 codes for MHSLSISIFVWRLLANRIPVDAKLQWRKVELASKCRCCRYPGIETREHLFLQGEVATQVRSNIENWFPNLPRWNAANINLEKRIKFWHRWLCRSNKPHVSFIIPCLTLWVIWSERNGKIHRGTLFSAEIVMNQIRQHLQRLTTSGRPGKEQWRGCSIPKEISVSAWREKPSKRPRFVRWFLPDVGWIKINTMGKWCTAEAGAGCIIRDKDGNMIRCFASKSNATSHLEAELQAIGLGLDMVGTGSQRIWIEMGNSEAVDILMAKKHGAATLRHQVSEIDIVGHLVGAKWKNTSRHAFLRRDRDESDQTASAAPNHIWEARERTVEGMFHP; via the coding sequence ATGCACTCCCTGTCGATCTCCATCTTCGTTTGGAGACTGCTGGCCAACCGGATCCCTGTCGACGCGAAACTACAATGGAGAAAAGTGGAGCTAGCATCAAAATGCAGGTGTTGTCGATACCCGGGGATTGAAACTAGGGAACACCTCTTCCTTCAGGGGGAAGTGGCAACACAAGTAAGGAGCAATATTGAAAACTGGTTTCCGAATCTGCCTAGGTGGAATGCAGCCAACATTAATCTTGAGAAACGAATCAAATTCTGGCACCGTTGGTTGTGCAGGTCCAATAAACCTCATGTAAGCTTTATCATCCCATGTCTGACATTGTGGGTCATTTGGTCGGagcgaaatggaaaaatacaTCGAGGCACGCTTTTCTCCGCAGAGATCGTGATGAATCAGATCAGACAGCATCTGCAGCGCCTAACCACATCTGGGAGGCCCGGGAAAGAACAGTGGAGGGGATGTTCCATCCCTAAGGAGATTAGCGTATCCGCCTGGAGGGAGAAGCCGAGTAAGCGGCCCAGATTTGTTAGATGGTTTCTGCCGGATGTAGGTTGGATTAAGATTAATACCATGGGGAAGTGGTGTACAGCGGAAGCAGGGGCGGGATGTATCATCCGGGATAAAGATGGGAACATGATCAGATGTTTCGCCTCAAAAAGCAACGCAACATCTCACCTCGAGGCGGAACTTCAAGCCATTGGTCTGGGTTTGGATATGGTGGGGACTGGAAGTCAAAGGATTTGGATTGAGATGGGAAACTCTGAGGCTGTAGATATTCTGATGGCAAAGAAGCATGGAGCAGCCACTCTACGCCATCAAGTCTCAGAAATTGACATTGTGGGTCATTTGGTCGGagcgaaatggaaaaatacaTCGAGGCACGCTTTTCTCCGCAGAGATCGTGATGAATCAGATCAGACAGCATCTGCAGCGCCTAACCACATCTGGGAGGCCCGGGAAAGAACAGTGGAGGGGATGTTCCATCCCTAA